From Sphaerochaeta sp., a single genomic window includes:
- a CDS encoding DUF3276 family protein translates to MGLRGEVFSSKLVKNDRTYFFNVKENIYGDMFLNIVESKGTPDEGRFIRQSVIVYQEDLGEFVKELQKSIDYIKMHDTATGPYPLERRPLDKDGSPKPRLVVKAVRRADEPPTEDKQSE, encoded by the coding sequence ATGGGACTACGTGGTGAAGTGTTTTCCTCGAAACTGGTGAAAAATGACAGGACGTACTTCTTCAATGTGAAGGAGAACATCTATGGTGATATGTTCCTGAATATCGTGGAGAGCAAGGGAACCCCTGACGAGGGGCGTTTCATCCGGCAATCCGTCATCGTCTACCAGGAAGATCTGGGCGAGTTCGTCAAGGAACTGCAGAAAAGCATTGATTACATCAAAATGCATGATACGGCAACCGGTCCGTATCCGTTGGAACGAAGACCGTTGGACAAAGACGGTTCGCCAAAACCCAGGCTTGTCGTCAAGGCGGTGCGCCGAGCGGATGAACCTCCGACAGAAGACAAGCAATCAGAATAG
- a CDS encoding ribonuclease HII, which yields MGRKNQQEELFPLQSNDPLHTCGIDEAGRGPLAGPVCAAAVILPPHFPIQILNDSKKLTHLQRQKAETVIKEQALWAIGWASNEEIDRINILQATFLAMERAYQKLATQAEVTLALVDGNRKPPLPCPVITIVKGDAKEPAIMAASILAKEARDRFMDDADKKWPQYGFAIHKGYPTALHKKNLREFGFCPIHRRSFHLHHQSDTNLF from the coding sequence ATGGGACGCAAGAATCAGCAGGAAGAACTCTTCCCCCTCCAAAGCAACGATCCGCTTCATACCTGCGGCATCGATGAGGCGGGCCGGGGACCGCTTGCCGGTCCGGTGTGCGCCGCCGCGGTGATCCTCCCTCCCCACTTTCCCATCCAAATCCTGAACGATTCCAAGAAACTTACCCACCTCCAACGGCAAAAGGCGGAAACCGTCATCAAGGAACAGGCCCTCTGGGCCATCGGATGGGCCAGCAACGAGGAGATCGACCGGATCAACATCCTGCAGGCGACATTTCTCGCCATGGAGAGGGCGTACCAAAAACTCGCAACGCAGGCAGAGGTCACCTTGGCCCTGGTGGACGGGAACCGGAAACCTCCGCTTCCCTGCCCGGTGATCACCATTGTCAAAGGAGACGCCAAGGAGCCGGCAATCATGGCCGCCTCCATTCTGGCCAAGGAAGCCCGTGACCGATTTATGGACGATGCCGACAAAAAATGGCCCCAGTACGGATTTGCCATCCACAAAGGATATCCGACGGCGCTCCATAAAAAAAACCTGCGGGAATTCGGGTTCTGCCCGATCCACCGCAGGTCCTTTCATCTGCATCACCAGAGCGATACGAATCTATTCTGA
- a CDS encoding AAA family ATPase: protein MFLKCLDLQGFKSFADKTHLDFTDGITSLLGPNGCGKSNIVDAIKWVLGEQSTKTLRAGRMEDVIFNGTDKRKPLPFAEVALTINNENHELPNDATEIEIKRRIFRDGNSNEYFINRQQCKLSDIRALFFDTGVGKSAYSILEQGKIDQILTKSPEERRSIFEEAAGISRFKAESIEAERKLEKANENIAQVESILKDTKRTYETRKTQAEKAIKARALKAEQFSLEVDISLGTVQSYLKLKDSYHEELNKLQLQFQQMQDKTKQDAETMNALQDEMKSHAGKRVAIQIQMKGIEEAQKGRDEKLDLLTQRFREFCRQKDQSLQKADEYKEKIDRDTEVLDDKKDALQDVEDKLSTIDEDIRKNIEALDKTKQTIADIESKITEEERNGLKLNEQLEALQREVGELTDVIVVQLDAKLKESGYRTDEKIKARDAFVQKLAAIKKSVDERSAFLSRLGGADLSFQTLASQEQTFQKNLLAALQDASSLFDQYVSHEPTFLDDLVAPEGIITKKHQLDGNIEQMRRQIGDGRDKMSQLQQEQQRLSQSVVSFQEAINQQNYSKIALQGQKNTLTEMINQMGKTIMEEQYYYDDLINASKNAENSIYDTQDSIRSVEEAYKTAKEEMEDLNVRLEEEVSAVEKVQKSIRDMQEAQSESAHALQDVFQKQSDLKGRIAGTDDALNGVYTSFFTTYGKSLKEYENRLGQTIEEYAVLQNRLTSVKKELEGLGNINQMAEDEFNEVKSQYDFLSSQLADLNKAKADLVGVVQDIKTRSADLFNETYKQISANFQDMFRRLFGGGRAELKLVPPEQKPGKEGEEQEEEKPLSEAEQKLKEADDILESGIDIFAQPPGKKLVSLSLLSGGERSMTAVALLFATYIVKPSPFCILDEIDAALDDRNIGNFLTVLQGFAQTSQFIIITHNKHTVLGSSSMLGVTQIEAGVSTTVSYRLAKEAGKPVILDDNSNKVDFTDDGVRK from the coding sequence ATGTTTCTCAAGTGTCTTGATCTCCAAGGATTCAAATCGTTTGCCGACAAAACGCATCTTGACTTCACCGATGGGATCACCAGTTTGCTTGGGCCCAACGGGTGCGGCAAGAGCAACATCGTTGACGCCATCAAATGGGTGTTGGGGGAGCAGTCCACCAAAACCCTCCGTGCCGGACGCATGGAGGATGTGATCTTCAACGGAACGGACAAACGCAAGCCGCTTCCGTTCGCAGAAGTGGCGCTTACCATCAACAACGAAAACCATGAGCTTCCCAACGACGCGACGGAGATCGAGATCAAGCGGAGGATTTTCCGTGACGGGAATTCCAACGAGTATTTCATCAACCGCCAGCAGTGCAAACTCTCCGACATCCGGGCTTTGTTCTTTGACACGGGAGTCGGAAAAAGCGCGTATTCCATTCTGGAACAAGGAAAGATCGACCAGATCCTGACCAAATCCCCGGAAGAACGCCGGTCGATCTTCGAGGAAGCCGCCGGTATTTCAAGATTCAAGGCGGAAAGCATCGAGGCGGAACGAAAACTGGAGAAGGCCAACGAGAACATCGCCCAGGTCGAGTCGATCCTGAAGGACACCAAACGGACCTATGAAACCCGCAAGACCCAGGCGGAGAAAGCCATCAAGGCACGGGCTCTGAAGGCGGAACAGTTCAGCCTGGAAGTGGACATCAGCCTGGGAACGGTGCAGTCCTATCTGAAGCTGAAGGATTCGTACCATGAGGAATTGAACAAACTGCAGCTCCAGTTCCAACAGATGCAGGACAAGACCAAACAGGATGCTGAAACGATGAACGCACTGCAGGATGAAATGAAATCCCATGCGGGAAAACGGGTAGCCATCCAGATCCAGATGAAAGGTATCGAAGAGGCGCAGAAGGGCAGGGACGAGAAACTTGACCTGCTCACCCAACGCTTTCGGGAATTCTGCCGGCAGAAGGACCAAAGCCTGCAGAAAGCCGATGAATACAAGGAAAAGATTGACCGGGACACGGAAGTCCTGGACGACAAGAAAGACGCCCTCCAGGATGTGGAGGACAAGCTGTCCACCATCGACGAGGATATCCGCAAAAACATCGAGGCGCTGGATAAAACCAAACAGACCATCGCTGATATCGAAAGCAAGATTACAGAGGAAGAGCGAAACGGACTGAAGCTCAACGAACAGCTTGAGGCGTTGCAACGGGAAGTAGGAGAGCTGACCGATGTCATCGTGGTGCAATTGGACGCCAAGCTGAAGGAATCGGGATACCGGACGGACGAGAAGATCAAGGCGCGGGATGCGTTCGTCCAGAAACTTGCCGCCATCAAAAAATCGGTGGATGAACGCTCTGCGTTCCTTTCCCGCCTGGGTGGAGCCGACCTTTCGTTCCAGACGCTCGCCTCCCAGGAGCAGACGTTCCAGAAGAATCTGCTTGCCGCGTTGCAGGATGCCTCTTCGTTGTTTGACCAGTATGTCTCCCATGAACCGACGTTCCTGGATGATCTGGTGGCCCCGGAAGGGATCATCACCAAAAAGCACCAGTTGGATGGCAACATCGAGCAGATGCGTCGCCAGATCGGAGACGGCAGGGACAAGATGAGCCAGTTGCAGCAAGAGCAACAGCGTCTTTCCCAGTCCGTCGTTTCGTTCCAGGAAGCCATCAACCAGCAGAACTACTCCAAGATCGCCTTGCAGGGACAAAAAAACACCCTCACCGAGATGATCAACCAGATGGGCAAGACCATCATGGAGGAGCAGTACTACTACGATGACCTGATCAACGCCAGCAAGAACGCCGAGAACAGCATTTATGACACGCAGGACAGCATCCGGTCGGTGGAAGAAGCGTACAAGACTGCCAAGGAAGAGATGGAGGATCTGAACGTCCGGCTGGAAGAGGAAGTGTCCGCCGTGGAAAAGGTGCAGAAATCGATCCGGGATATGCAGGAAGCACAGTCTGAGTCAGCCCACGCCCTGCAGGATGTTTTCCAGAAACAGTCTGATCTGAAAGGCCGGATCGCCGGGACGGATGACGCACTGAACGGTGTCTACACCTCCTTCTTCACAACGTATGGGAAGAGTCTGAAGGAATACGAGAACCGGTTGGGGCAGACGATCGAGGAATATGCCGTGTTACAGAACCGGCTCACCTCGGTGAAAAAAGAACTGGAGGGACTGGGGAACATCAACCAGATGGCCGAGGATGAGTTCAACGAAGTGAAGAGCCAGTATGACTTCCTCTCCTCCCAGCTTGCCGACCTGAACAAGGCGAAAGCGGATCTCGTCGGGGTCGTGCAGGACATCAAGACACGAAGCGCCGACTTGTTCAATGAGACGTACAAACAGATATCCGCCAATTTCCAGGATATGTTCCGCCGTCTGTTCGGTGGTGGACGAGCGGAACTGAAACTGGTGCCGCCGGAGCAAAAGCCAGGAAAGGAAGGAGAGGAGCAGGAAGAAGAGAAGCCTCTCTCCGAAGCGGAGCAGAAACTGAAGGAAGCGGATGATATCCTGGAAAGCGGCATTGACATCTTCGCCCAGCCTCCTGGGAAAAAACTGGTGTCGTTGTCCCTGCTCTCCGGTGGGGAGCGGTCGATGACCGCCGTGGCGCTGTTGTTCGCCACCTACATCGTCAAGCCTTCCCCGTTCTGCATTCTGGATGAGATCGACGCGGCGTTGGATGACCGGAACATCGGCAACTTCCTCACCGTGCTGCAGGGCTTCGCCCAGACCAGCCAGTTCATCATCATCACCCACAACAAGCACACCGTCCTGGGCTCGTCCTCCATGCTGGGCGTCACCCAGATCGAGGCAGGAGTGTCCACCACGGTCAGCTACCGTCTGGCGAAGGAAGCGGGAAAGCCGGTGATTCTGGACGACAACTCCAACAAGGTCGATTTCACCGATGATGGAGTGCGGAAATAA
- the ffh gene encoding signal recognition particle protein, with product MFEAISETFSGILRSMAGKSKITEKNVEDAVEEIKVALLDADVNLHVVRRFINGTLEEAKGEKVLKAVNPGQQFVKIVYDKMVALLSDPQGQDLLLKGPDTTTVILMMGLQGSGKTTTAAKLGYRLRKQGRRVLLAACDLVRPAAMLQLQVLGEKAEVPVYVEQGAKDPAAVASAALRKAKKEQYDVLIVDTSGRMYLDEALMEELARIKDAVKPDETLFVADAMTGQDAVNIAKEFEAKIGISGVVLTKFDSDTRGGAAMSLRAVVGKPIKFIGSGEKLEDIQPFYPERMASRILGMGDVVSLVEKAQETVSQEEAMKLQAKMAKNTFDLQDYLDQLDSMNKMGTMEQIIDMIPGAKGQISADDIDTRQFAQQKAIIRSMTRMERENFRVIGPDRRKRIAKGSGTTVSDVNRLLKQFEKTRLTMHKFAKNKKYQAAMLKQMGMMNNPQER from the coding sequence ATGTTCGAAGCCATTAGTGAAACATTTTCCGGCATTCTCCGCTCCATGGCGGGGAAATCAAAGATCACGGAGAAGAACGTCGAGGACGCGGTAGAAGAGATCAAAGTGGCGTTGCTTGACGCCGATGTCAACCTTCACGTGGTACGCCGGTTCATCAATGGCACCCTTGAGGAAGCGAAAGGGGAGAAAGTCCTTAAGGCGGTCAATCCTGGCCAGCAGTTCGTCAAGATCGTCTACGACAAGATGGTCGCACTGCTTTCCGATCCCCAGGGACAGGACCTGCTTTTGAAAGGACCGGATACCACCACCGTCATTCTGATGATGGGGCTCCAGGGGTCCGGAAAAACCACCACGGCTGCCAAACTCGGCTATCGCCTGAGAAAACAGGGGCGGCGCGTGTTGCTCGCAGCCTGTGACTTGGTCCGTCCGGCTGCCATGCTGCAATTGCAGGTGCTTGGCGAAAAGGCGGAAGTCCCGGTCTATGTGGAGCAGGGGGCGAAAGATCCCGCCGCCGTCGCTTCGGCGGCACTGCGAAAGGCAAAGAAAGAACAGTACGATGTCCTGATCGTCGACACCAGCGGACGGATGTACCTGGATGAGGCGTTGATGGAAGAATTGGCCCGCATCAAGGATGCCGTCAAGCCGGATGAGACATTGTTCGTCGCTGACGCGATGACCGGTCAGGATGCGGTGAACATCGCCAAGGAATTCGAGGCGAAGATCGGCATCTCCGGCGTCGTGTTGACCAAGTTCGACAGCGACACCCGGGGCGGCGCGGCGATGTCGCTTCGCGCCGTGGTGGGAAAGCCGATCAAATTCATCGGTTCCGGTGAGAAGCTGGAGGATATCCAGCCGTTCTATCCGGAGCGTATGGCCAGCCGGATCCTCGGCATGGGAGATGTCGTCTCCCTGGTGGAGAAGGCGCAGGAGACGGTCAGTCAGGAAGAGGCGATGAAGCTTCAGGCGAAGATGGCGAAGAACACCTTCGACCTGCAGGATTACCTTGACCAGCTTGACTCGATGAACAAGATGGGGACGATGGAGCAGATCATCGATATGATTCCTGGTGCCAAAGGGCAGATTTCGGCGGATGACATTGACACCCGCCAGTTCGCCCAGCAGAAGGCGATCATCCGGTCGATGACCCGCATGGAACGGGAGAATTTCCGAGTCATCGGCCCGGACCGCCGCAAGCGGATCGCAAAAGGAAGCGGGACGACCGTTTCCGATGTGAACCGTCTGCTGAAACAATTCGAGAAAACGCGGCTTACCATGCATAAGTTCGCGAAAAATAAGAAATACCAAGCTGCCATGCTGAAACAGATGGGTATGATGAATAATCCACAAGAGAGGTAG
- the rpsP gene encoding 30S ribosomal protein S16: MSTSMRLTRMGTQKKAEYRIVVMDSHSPTNSSTLDVIGHYHPRAEEDKQIVLDAEKAKAWLLKGAQPSATVKTILNKSGIQISRKPAQD, from the coding sequence ATGAGTACAAGCATGAGATTGACACGGATGGGAACCCAAAAGAAAGCGGAATACCGCATCGTCGTGATGGACAGCCATTCACCGACCAACAGCAGCACGTTGGACGTGATCGGCCATTATCATCCGAGGGCTGAGGAAGACAAGCAGATCGTCCTTGACGCCGAAAAGGCCAAGGCGTGGTTGCTCAAAGGCGCCCAGCCTTCCGCGACGGTGAAGACGATCCTCAACAAGAGCGGCATCCAGATCAGCAGAAAACCGGCCCAGGACTGA
- a CDS encoding KH domain-containing protein → MEKDLVEFIVKSLVDHPDQVNVNVVEGEKSTILELKVADEDVGKVIGKQGRIAKAIRTILSASATKGGKRAVLEILD, encoded by the coding sequence GTGGAAAAAGATCTTGTTGAATTTATTGTAAAGAGTCTCGTCGATCATCCGGACCAGGTGAATGTCAACGTCGTGGAGGGGGAGAAATCCACCATCCTCGAGCTGAAAGTCGCCGATGAGGATGTCGGCAAGGTGATCGGCAAGCAAGGCCGCATCGCGAAGGCGATCAGGACAATCCTGTCCGCTTCCGCGACCAAGGGCGGCAAACGCGCCGTGCTCGAGATTCTTGACTGA
- the rimM gene encoding ribosome maturation factor RimM (Essential for efficient processing of 16S rRNA), which yields METGDLLATATIGAPFGINGELKVYPNNERHDYLKQLKVVTVQLSGGSVRQVEIIAFRVVGGQLLCQFRGYETPEKARELSRAILLVPRDQAYPLKKGEVYVADLIGCNLVYQGETLATVVATVDGPQALLLEAEGKDGKRHLVPYLPVFVGPTDIQAKTIQLRVDWILG from the coding sequence ATGGAAACTGGGGATCTGCTTGCCACAGCCACCATTGGTGCCCCGTTTGGGATCAATGGAGAGCTGAAGGTCTATCCGAACAATGAGCGTCATGACTACCTGAAGCAATTGAAGGTGGTCACGGTGCAGTTGTCTGGTGGATCGGTCCGGCAGGTTGAGATCATCGCGTTCAGGGTGGTGGGAGGACAGCTTTTGTGCCAGTTCCGCGGGTATGAAACCCCGGAGAAGGCGCGTGAGCTGTCCCGTGCCATCCTGCTGGTTCCCAGAGATCAGGCGTATCCGTTGAAGAAAGGCGAAGTGTATGTCGCCGATCTGATCGGTTGCAACCTGGTGTATCAAGGGGAAACACTGGCCACCGTGGTCGCGACGGTGGACGGACCGCAGGCTCTGTTGCTGGAAGCCGAGGGGAAGGATGGCAAACGTCATCTGGTCCCGTACCTGCCGGTGTTCGTCGGACCGACGGACATCCAGGCGAAAACCATCCAGCTTCGCGTCGATTGGATTCTGGGATGA
- the trmD gene encoding tRNA (guanosine(37)-N1)-methyltransferase TrmD: protein MNITVVTLFPEMVEPFFTNSIMKRAVEAGLITYRVVNFRDWAEDRHKSCDDVPFGGGAGMVVKCGPLDRALGDLDAHHKRVVFATPSGKKFTQAYAKDLSKEQDLLFICGHYEGIDQRIIDTWVDDEISIGDYVISSGEVATLVLIDAIYRLVDGVIAPESLQEESFCGGLLEYPQYTRPETYCAKEVPAVLLSGHHANICQWRVMQRLEKTKKNRPELLETAALDVDSRSTLNDLFGYSAKGTNEDGRSEGRSED, encoded by the coding sequence ATGAACATCACCGTAGTGACATTGTTTCCCGAGATGGTGGAGCCGTTCTTCACCAATTCCATCATGAAGCGCGCCGTGGAAGCGGGTTTGATCACCTACCGGGTGGTCAACTTCCGTGATTGGGCGGAAGATCGCCACAAAAGCTGTGACGATGTTCCGTTCGGCGGTGGAGCCGGGATGGTGGTGAAGTGCGGCCCGTTGGATCGGGCGCTTGGGGACTTGGACGCCCATCACAAACGGGTGGTCTTCGCCACGCCAAGCGGGAAGAAGTTCACCCAGGCGTACGCCAAGGATCTGAGCAAGGAACAGGATCTCCTGTTCATTTGCGGGCATTACGAAGGAATTGACCAACGGATCATCGACACGTGGGTCGATGACGAGATTTCCATCGGGGACTATGTGATTTCCAGCGGGGAAGTCGCAACCTTGGTGTTGATCGACGCCATCTACCGGCTGGTGGATGGGGTGATCGCTCCCGAGTCTCTCCAGGAGGAAAGCTTCTGTGGAGGACTGTTGGAATACCCCCAGTACACACGACCGGAAACCTATTGTGCAAAAGAGGTTCCTGCGGTATTATTGAGCGGTCATCACGCCAACATTTGCCAGTGGCGTGTGATGCAACGACTGGAGAAAACGAAAAAAAATCGGCCGGAATTACTTGAGACGGCGGCACTTGATGTAGACTCCAGATCCACGTTGAATGATTTGTTTGGATATAGTGCGAAAGGGACAAACGAAGATGGACGAAGTGAAGGAAGAAGTGAAGACTGA
- the rplS gene encoding 50S ribosomal protein L19, translated as MPKDVIKAIESEQIKENAENFSVGDTVKVYFKIIEGATERVQVFEGLVICKKNSGLRKSFTVRKNSYGVGVERIFPMHSPRIEKVEIVRHGRVRRAKLYYVRGKVGKSAKIKELFVKKEA; from the coding sequence GTGCCGAAAGACGTCATCAAGGCGATCGAATCGGAACAGATCAAGGAAAATGCCGAGAACTTCAGCGTAGGTGATACGGTGAAGGTTTATTTCAAGATCATTGAAGGTGCCACGGAGCGTGTCCAGGTGTTCGAAGGCCTGGTCATCTGCAAGAAGAACAGCGGACTGCGCAAATCGTTCACCGTACGGAAGAACTCCTATGGTGTCGGTGTGGAACGTATCTTCCCGATGCATTCCCCGCGTATCGAGAAGGTCGAGATTGTGCGCCATGGCCGTGTCAGAAGAGCCAAGCTGTACTACGTGCGCGGCAAGGTCGGCAAGAGCGCCAAGATCAAGGAACTGTTCGTCAAGAAAGAGGCCTGA
- the coaD gene encoding pantetheine-phosphate adenylyltransferase → MSDNHIAMLPGSFDPPTYGHIDIIERSAALYDKLYVVVADNIEKKYLFTAEERKAMLEEILAGYPNVQVETYRGLVVEFARSHQIGVMIRGVRALVDFGYEFELAMTNKQINPDLEVLFMPTSPKYFLLRSSGIKEMASFGADVSKLVPKVVAQQLKKRIKVIGNE, encoded by the coding sequence ATGAGTGACAACCATATCGCCATGCTTCCCGGATCGTTTGATCCCCCAACGTACGGACACATTGACATTATCGAGCGGAGCGCCGCGTTGTATGACAAGCTGTACGTCGTCGTGGCGGACAACATTGAGAAGAAATACCTGTTCACTGCGGAAGAGCGGAAAGCGATGCTGGAAGAGATTCTTGCAGGATACCCGAACGTCCAGGTGGAGACGTACCGCGGCCTGGTGGTGGAGTTCGCCCGAAGCCATCAGATCGGTGTGATGATCCGTGGAGTGCGTGCCTTGGTCGATTTCGGATATGAGTTTGAGCTGGCCATGACCAACAAGCAGATCAACCCGGATCTGGAAGTGTTGTTCATGCCGACCAGCCCCAAATACTTTCTTCTGCGTTCCTCCGGCATCAAGGAGATGGCCAGCTTCGGCGCGGATGTCTCCAAACTGGTGCCCAAAGTAGTGGCGCAACAGCTGAAGAAGCGGATAAAGGTGATTGGAAATGAGTGA
- the acpP gene encoding acyl carrier protein, giving the protein MSEEEILDKIRPIIAEKLSIPADKITMDASFIKDLGADSLTAFEMIWAIEDAIGVEVPDETLMDIHTVHDAVREISRQLA; this is encoded by the coding sequence ATGAGTGAAGAAGAGATTTTGGACAAGATCCGCCCGATCATCGCCGAGAAGCTGTCGATTCCTGCCGATAAGATCACGATGGACGCGTCGTTCATCAAGGATCTCGGGGCGGACAGCCTGACGGCCTTCGAGATGATCTGGGCGATCGAGGACGCCATCGGCGTCGAAGTTCCCGATGAAACATTGATGGACATCCACACGGTGCATGACGCCGTTCGTGAGATTTCCCGGCAGTTGGCATAG
- the rpmF gene encoding 50S ribosomal protein L32: protein MATPKYKTSKSKAASRKAANMKLASPTLTKCSTCGNLILPHRVCPKCGFYRGVQVIEQSEK from the coding sequence ATGGCAACACCCAAATATAAGACGTCGAAATCCAAAGCAGCCAGCCGCAAGGCGGCCAACATGAAACTTGCCAGCCCGACGCTGACCAAATGCAGCACCTGCGGGAACCTGATCCTTCCTCATCGCGTATGCCCGAAGTGCGGGTTCTATCGTGGTGTGCAGGTGATCGAGCAGAGCGAGAAATAA
- the acpP gene encoding acyl carrier protein, with the protein MTKDELFKKVQALIAEKFDLDPSKVTMESNFRKDFEADSLDTYELVYAIEQDFGVTIPDEKANEFETVKDAVDYLETQIA; encoded by the coding sequence ATGACAAAAGACGAACTGTTCAAGAAGGTACAGGCTTTGATTGCCGAGAAGTTTGATCTGGATCCGTCCAAAGTAACGATGGAATCCAATTTCCGCAAGGATTTTGAGGCGGACAGTCTTGATACCTATGAATTGGTCTATGCGATCGAGCAGGACTTCGGCGTGACGATTCCTGACGAGAAGGCCAATGAGTTTGAGACGGTGAAGGATGCCGTCGATTATCTCGAAACCCAAATCGCGTAA
- the rnc gene encoding ribonuclease III, translating to MNFKKESGIPIEDLSLLNLAFTHRSYANETTDEIGNNERLEFLGDSILGMVVADWLFRNMPKKHEGDFSKIKSIAVSEDSLDVVAKKLHLGTYLLMGKGEERSGGREKKALLADCVEALFAACYLDQGFIPTRDFILSCMVPQIEDVVRNNYHHDFKTSLQEYCQHRYKKTPVYTLVDKKGPEHDFTFFVTVNVHGQVFGPAQGSTKKQAEQNAAKLAYDGLDVASFEASK from the coding sequence TTGAATTTTAAGAAGGAATCAGGGATTCCCATTGAGGATCTCAGCCTGTTGAACCTTGCCTTCACCCATCGGTCCTACGCAAATGAGACGACGGATGAGATCGGCAACAACGAACGGCTGGAGTTTCTTGGCGACAGCATCCTTGGCATGGTGGTGGCCGATTGGCTTTTCCGTAACATGCCGAAGAAACACGAGGGCGATTTCTCGAAGATCAAGAGCATCGCCGTCAGTGAGGACAGTCTGGATGTCGTCGCGAAGAAACTGCATCTTGGCACCTACCTTTTGATGGGCAAGGGGGAAGAGCGCTCCGGAGGAAGGGAGAAGAAGGCGTTGCTCGCCGATTGTGTCGAGGCGCTGTTCGCCGCCTGCTATCTGGACCAGGGTTTCATCCCCACCAGGGATTTCATCCTCTCCTGCATGGTGCCCCAGATTGAGGACGTGGTGCGCAACAACTACCACCACGATTTCAAGACCAGCCTGCAGGAGTACTGCCAGCATCGCTACAAGAAGACGCCGGTGTACACGTTGGTGGACAAGAAAGGTCCGGAGCACGATTTCACCTTTTTTGTGACGGTCAACGTCCACGGACAGGTATTCGGTCCGGCCCAGGGTTCGACGAAGAAACAGGCGGAGCAGAACGCGGCGAAACTGGCTTACGATGGCTTGGATGTCGCTTCGTTCGAAGCTTCCAAGTGA